The following proteins are encoded in a genomic region of Paenibacillus sp. FSL R7-0273:
- a CDS encoding MBL fold metallo-hydrolase produces MLNHPWFTVTPIDARTFAISEYGHWEKVHSFLLLGQQKAALIDTGLGISNIRELTRRLTTLPVSVLTTHVHTDHIGGHGLFSEIYVHEEDCSWLEHGIQGLSIEQIRADLVRDLSLPLPAGFDAAAYTPYRGKPAGLLSDGQIIDLGGRSVEVIHTPGHSPGHLCFFEATSGYLFTGDLLYDETPVYAFYPSTSPSELVRSWERIAGIPGVSRIYGSHNTLGLDPGIMADVERAVMTLRENNLVSFGTGTHYFNGFSVRF; encoded by the coding sequence ATGCTTAATCATCCATGGTTTACGGTGACGCCCATCGATGCACGGACCTTTGCCATCAGCGAATACGGACACTGGGAGAAGGTCCATTCCTTCCTGCTGCTCGGGCAGCAAAAGGCTGCCCTGATCGACACGGGACTCGGCATCAGCAATATCCGGGAGCTAACCCGCCGGCTGACCACACTTCCGGTCTCTGTCCTCACCACCCACGTCCACACCGATCATATCGGGGGCCATGGGCTGTTCAGTGAAATATATGTACATGAGGAGGACTGCAGCTGGCTGGAGCATGGCATACAGGGCTTATCTATCGAACAGATTAGAGCAGATCTCGTACGGGATTTGAGCCTGCCGCTGCCTGCGGGCTTTGATGCTGCGGCCTATACCCCTTATCGCGGTAAGCCGGCCGGGCTGCTGAGTGATGGCCAGATCATTGATCTGGGCGGGAGAAGTGTGGAGGTTATACATACGCCGGGGCATTCACCGGGACATTTATGCTTTTTTGAGGCGACTTCCGGCTATTTGTTTACAGGGGACCTGCTGTACGATGAAACGCCAGTATATGCATTCTATCCATCGACAAGCCCTTCGGAGCTGGTACGTTCGTGGGAACGGATTGCAGGGATACCCGGTGTAAGCAGAATCTACGGATCACATAACACACTGGGCCTGGACCCCGGCATTATGGCTGACGTGGAGCGGGCGGTTATGACGCTACGGGAGAACAACCTGGTATCGTTTGGCACAGGTACACACTATTTTAACGGGTTTAGTGTGCGGTTCTAG
- a CDS encoding TraB/GumN family protein, with protein sequence MRNWKQMLLSLTLSAGLLTATAAPAMAAPQQPAIKVNNQVVEYKAGAPVNNQGTTLVPLRATLEAMDAQLQNAAGDTIYAIVDGKSVTLKSKLTVINGVTYAPIRVLGDAAGYEVSWDTQTRTVVLKTKTTGSGSQSAVSTQGGRGFMWEVESNGNTVYLVGSMHIADDSFYPLSKEFEEAFAESDYLGVEIDISKAADEASQKLVLEMGTYQDGTTLKDHISGETYAKLGEVLKEAGVQANALDQFKPWVAETTLSSLKAATAGYEASAGIDLYFIQKAIERKIPVVELESYESQLGMFNNFSKELQEANLLAAIENYDVIDQSVDMMAEIWKSGNDEQLLQLTNSFAGDAEYYKAMLVDRNIGMADKIDDYLKNGKNEEYFIVVGAAHYLGEHGIIKLLQDKGYTVVRK encoded by the coding sequence ATGAGAAACTGGAAACAAATGCTATTATCTCTTACCCTATCGGCAGGATTGCTTACCGCAACAGCAGCTCCGGCCATGGCCGCCCCGCAGCAGCCGGCAATAAAAGTGAACAATCAGGTCGTGGAATACAAGGCAGGCGCACCGGTCAACAATCAGGGCACTACGCTTGTTCCGCTTAGAGCTACGCTTGAAGCGATGGATGCCCAGCTGCAGAATGCGGCGGGCGACACAATCTATGCCATTGTTGACGGTAAGTCCGTTACTCTGAAAAGTAAGCTTACCGTAATTAACGGCGTGACCTACGCACCTATCCGGGTTCTAGGTGATGCCGCGGGTTACGAGGTCAGCTGGGATACGCAGACCCGTACGGTTGTTCTGAAGACCAAGACTACAGGCAGCGGAAGCCAGAGTGCTGTAAGTACGCAAGGCGGACGCGGCTTCATGTGGGAAGTCGAAAGCAACGGCAACACGGTGTATCTGGTCGGCTCCATGCATATTGCCGATGACAGCTTCTATCCGCTGAGCAAGGAATTTGAAGAGGCTTTTGCCGAGTCTGATTATCTTGGTGTAGAAATTGATATCAGCAAGGCGGCTGATGAGGCATCGCAGAAGCTGGTTCTGGAAATGGGGACGTATCAGGACGGCACGACGCTGAAGGATCATATCTCCGGCGAGACATATGCCAAGCTGGGTGAGGTGCTTAAGGAAGCAGGTGTTCAGGCCAATGCGCTGGACCAGTTCAAGCCTTGGGTGGCAGAAACGACACTCAGCAGCCTGAAAGCAGCGACGGCCGGCTACGAGGCTTCAGCCGGAATTGACTTGTACTTCATTCAGAAGGCGATTGAGCGGAAAATTCCGGTTGTGGAGCTGGAATCCTATGAATCCCAGCTGGGTATGTTCAACAACTTCTCCAAAGAGCTGCAGGAGGCTAATCTTCTCGCAGCAATAGAGAATTATGATGTGATTGATCAGAGTGTAGATATGATGGCCGAGATCTGGAAATCAGGCAATGATGAGCAGCTGCTGCAGCTGACCAACAGCTTTGCCGGAGACGCGGAATACTACAAGGCGATGCTGGTTGACCGCAACATCGGTATGGCTGACAAAATTGACGATTACCTTAAGAACGGCAAGAATGAAGAGTATTTCATTGTAGTCGGTGCGGCGCATTACCTGGGTGAGCATGGCATTATCAAGCTGCTCCAGGATAAGGGTTATACTGTGGTCCGGAAATAA
- a CDS encoding ABC transporter permease produces MNKMGTIIGFTFKNKVKTKAFLITTLILVVLLSIGMNIPYFIKVFKGEDTAEGGGNRSQIAVIAESGNPAAELLLSSSAPANPNDDTFAVTFTSFSSADDAALKEGLDKGDIEGYLTFGEAAGEGLPPVTYHNEDGELGGEVQTYLQSALQAVNTQLIVGDKLTDSQVAAMYAPVTIATQELSTDGTQAGEEAEQTAATINYVVVYVLLILFFMSIMMTGNMISAEVTSEKSSRIMEILITSASPLTQMFGKVIGIFLVGLMQIAIIAVSVTANLMLPHNSGILADFELDMSQLSISLLVYGLILYILGYFLYALIYAAVGSIVSRTEDLGQAITPIMMIGFVNFYVPLFSIWAPNTTLVKVASYIPFTSPLSMLLRIGVGQVAFWEIIVSLVILLVTTFAFGWLAAKIYRTGVLMYGKRPSIKEIRKAMKAYKI; encoded by the coding sequence ATGAATAAGATGGGGACGATTATCGGATTTACTTTTAAGAATAAGGTAAAGACCAAGGCTTTTCTTATAACAACGCTGATTCTGGTGGTTCTGCTGAGTATCGGTATGAATATTCCCTACTTTATCAAAGTTTTTAAGGGAGAGGACACTGCGGAAGGCGGCGGCAACCGCAGCCAGATTGCAGTTATTGCGGAGTCCGGGAATCCGGCAGCCGAGCTGCTTCTGTCATCTTCGGCTCCCGCTAATCCCAACGATGATACGTTTGCAGTAACGTTCACATCATTTTCTTCGGCGGATGATGCCGCATTGAAGGAAGGTCTGGATAAAGGTGACATTGAAGGCTATCTCACCTTTGGAGAGGCAGCTGGCGAAGGGCTTCCGCCTGTAACCTACCACAACGAGGACGGTGAGCTTGGCGGAGAAGTGCAGACGTATCTGCAGAGCGCCCTGCAGGCGGTCAATACACAGCTGATCGTTGGTGACAAGCTGACAGACAGCCAGGTTGCTGCTATGTATGCCCCGGTAACAATTGCTACACAGGAGCTCAGCACCGATGGTACCCAGGCCGGGGAAGAGGCTGAACAGACTGCGGCAACGATCAACTACGTAGTTGTCTATGTCCTTCTGATCCTGTTCTTCATGTCCATTATGATGACTGGTAACATGATTTCGGCAGAGGTTACCTCAGAGAAAAGCTCGCGCATCATGGAGATTCTGATTACGAGCGCATCGCCGTTAACCCAGATGTTCGGCAAGGTCATCGGTATTTTCCTGGTCGGACTGATGCAAATCGCAATCATTGCAGTAAGTGTAACCGCGAATCTGATGTTGCCGCATAACTCGGGTATTCTGGCTGACTTCGAGCTGGATATGAGCCAGCTTAGCATCTCGCTTCTGGTCTACGGATTAATCCTGTATATCCTGGGCTACTTCCTGTATGCACTTATCTACGCGGCGGTCGGTTCCATTGTCAGCCGTACAGAGGATCTCGGCCAGGCTATCACACCGATTATGATGATCGGCTTCGTGAACTTCTATGTTCCGCTGTTCAGCATTTGGGCTCCGAATACCACGCTGGTCAAGGTAGCGAGCTACATTCCGTTCACCTCACCGCTGAGTATGCTGCTGCGTATCGGAGTCGGCCAGGTCGCCTTCTGGGAGATTATCGTCTCGCTGGTCATTCTGCTGGTAACAACCTTTGCATTCGGCTGGCTGGCAGCGAAGATCTACCGCACAGGCGTACTGATGTACGGCAAGCGCCCAAGCATTAAAGAGATCAGAAAAGCAATGAAGGCCTACAAAATCTAA
- a CDS encoding ABC transporter ATP-binding protein: MEALKLEQVVKQYGDKTAVNGINLKVEQGEIYGLLGANGAGKTTTMRMVLGLIYPDEGKILYNGKEFSNELQHLMGYLPEERGLYPKVKVSDQIVYLARLRGMAASDADKSLRYWLDRFEVPEYYNKKIEELSKGNQQKMGFIAAVVHKPQILVLDEAFSGLDPVNVELLKDTVKELRDQGTSILFSTHRMEHVEELCRHITILDRSNTVVQGDIRDIKKSYPREEVILRTAGEVAGLEGIAGVTAVKRQERGYVLSISEIGAAQRILQQAILAGEVEHFEIKEPTLNQIFIRAVGESNE; encoded by the coding sequence ATGGAAGCTTTGAAGCTGGAACAGGTAGTGAAGCAGTACGGTGATAAGACGGCGGTTAACGGTATCAATCTGAAGGTGGAGCAAGGGGAGATTTACGGGCTGCTCGGAGCAAACGGGGCAGGTAAAACGACTACAATGCGTATGGTGCTTGGCCTGATTTATCCGGATGAGGGTAAAATCCTTTACAACGGCAAGGAGTTCAGCAACGAGCTTCAGCATCTGATGGGGTATCTGCCCGAGGAGCGCGGCCTGTATCCAAAGGTGAAGGTAAGCGACCAGATTGTCTATCTTGCCCGGCTGCGCGGCATGGCTGCCAGCGACGCGGACAAGAGCCTGCGTTACTGGCTGGACCGCTTTGAGGTTCCTGAGTACTACAACAAAAAAATTGAAGAGCTGTCGAAGGGCAATCAGCAAAAAATGGGCTTCATTGCCGCCGTCGTCCACAAGCCGCAGATCCTCGTGCTTGATGAAGCATTCAGCGGACTGGACCCGGTCAATGTGGAGCTGCTCAAGGATACGGTCAAAGAGCTGCGTGACCAGGGCACAAGCATTCTGTTCTCCACCCACCGGATGGAGCATGTAGAGGAGCTGTGCAGGCACATTACGATTCTTGACCGCTCTAATACAGTAGTGCAGGGCGATATCCGTGATATCAAAAAGAGTTACCCGCGTGAAGAGGTTATTCTGCGCACAGCCGGCGAGGTTGCCGGACTGGAGGGGATTGCCGGGGTTACTGCAGTGAAACGGCAGGAACGCGGCTATGTATTATCAATCAGTGAGATTGGCGCAGCACAGCGCATTCTGCAGCAGGCTATTCTTGCCGGAGAGGTCGAGCATTTCGAGATCAAGGAACCGACGCTAAACCAAATCTTTATCAGAGCGGTGGGTGAATCAAATGAATAA
- a CDS encoding GntR family transcriptional regulator, giving the protein MWIPIQINENSAEPLYHQIETQLRSLIISGNITEGTLLPSIREFAGELKCSVITVRRVYQDLENEGLLRTRQGTGTFVSHVGAGAMEEYKRDAIRKALEGAVDVGLSVQCSAEELTRMFTDIVTSKYNTKS; this is encoded by the coding sequence ATGTGGATACCTATTCAGATCAACGAAAACAGTGCCGAGCCGCTGTACCATCAGATTGAGACGCAGCTGCGCTCACTGATTATCAGCGGAAATATTACAGAAGGGACACTGCTTCCCTCAATCCGCGAATTTGCCGGAGAGCTGAAATGCAGTGTTATCACAGTCCGCCGGGTCTATCAGGATCTGGAGAATGAAGGGCTGCTGCGGACCAGACAGGGAACAGGTACATTTGTCTCCCATGTCGGAGCAGGAGCGATGGAGGAGTACAAACGGGATGCGATCCGCAAAGCGCTGGAGGGTGCAGTCGATGTTGGATTGTCCGTACAGTGCAGCGCAGAGGAGCTGACCCGGATGTTTACAGACATTGTAACGAGCAAATATAACACAAAGTCATGA
- a CDS encoding ABC transporter ATP-binding protein codes for MVQQAIELRDVSKKRHKRTIGPLNLSLPQGYITALVGQNGSGKSTLLHMLLQLSFPEEGEIRWFEQKHPGGLPLEIRQRMAYVPETSQAEENFWTAAEAADFRRQWYPSWDQEYFEELTRKFEIPQDARLGKMSKGERRKFEIAAALATRPRLLLLDEPSSGLDPFAWKIMIETLRKFMDDTDATVLICTHIVEEVRRLADYIVLMHQGQLLGMAEKDSLFGLWNEVWVNAADEAELQELAAELPEALHFGWEQPGVASFITREFSRNEKRILDLGVKVLKSRALELDEILSLWTQGHRPVLLDQKRGD; via the coding sequence ATGGTACAGCAGGCCATAGAGCTGCGGGATGTAAGCAAGAAGCGGCACAAGCGGACGATCGGGCCGCTTAATCTTAGCCTTCCGCAAGGCTACATTACCGCACTGGTGGGTCAGAACGGCTCCGGCAAAAGCACGCTGCTGCATATGCTGCTGCAGCTGAGCTTCCCGGAGGAAGGCGAGATCCGCTGGTTCGAACAGAAGCATCCCGGGGGGCTGCCGCTGGAGATCCGCCAGCGTATGGCCTATGTGCCGGAAACCTCACAGGCTGAGGAGAATTTCTGGACGGCAGCAGAGGCAGCGGACTTCCGCAGGCAGTGGTATCCTTCCTGGGACCAGGAGTATTTTGAGGAGCTGACCCGGAAATTTGAGATTCCGCAGGATGCCCGGCTGGGCAAAATGTCCAAGGGGGAACGGCGCAAATTCGAAATAGCCGCGGCCCTGGCCACCCGGCCCCGCCTGCTGCTGCTGGATGAGCCTTCTTCCGGACTGGACCCGTTCGCCTGGAAGATCATGATTGAAACGCTGCGCAAGTTTATGGATGATACGGACGCCACTGTGCTGATCTGTACCCATATTGTAGAAGAAGTGAGGCGGCTCGCCGACTACATTGTGCTCATGCACCAGGGGCAGCTGCTCGGCATGGCCGAGAAAGACAGCCTGTTCGGCTTATGGAATGAGGTATGGGTGAATGCAGCGGATGAGGCGGAGCTGCAGGAGCTGGCGGCAGAGCTTCCGGAAGCCTTGCATTTCGGCTGGGAGCAGCCGGGAGTAGCCTCTTTTATAACCCGGGAATTTTCCCGGAATGAGAAACGCATCCTGGATCTGGGCGTAAAGGTACTGAAGAGCCGGGCACTGGAGCTGGATGAAATACTTAGCCTATGGACACAAGGACATCGTCCGGTCCTGTTAGACCAGAAGAGAGGGGATTAA